Part of the Nostoc sp. ATCC 53789 genome, AGATTGAGATTCGTAAGGATTCAGGTGCTGGGGTATTGACAAGTGTGGTAGGGGAAGCAGAATATAGCAATTATGGAAAAAAACCTGCCACTAAAACTAGACACTGAAACCCTAAAACAGTTGGAGAAAGAGCAACTGGTAGAGATGCTTATGGAGCAGGCAAAAGCTATAGAACAGCTAAAATCCAGAGTAATAGAACTAGAATCTGTAATAGAGAAACTCAAAGTTAGTAGAGACTTAGACAGCACAACATCATCAAAACCACCGTCGGCAGACATCCTCAAAAAAACCGAGAAAAAACTTGAAGATGAAGCAGGGGAGAGTGAAACGCCAAAACGGAAACCAGGAGGACAGCCAGGACATCGGGGAAAAACGAGAAAGGGTTTTGGGAGAGTAGATAGGTTTGAGATATTAAGACCGCAAGTGTGTTTTTGTTGTGGTCAAAAGGAATTCAGTAACGAACCAATAAAAATAGAAACCCAGCAAGTAGCACAGTTGGTAGAAAGACCTATCGAAATCGTAGAATATCAAAGACATACCTGTATTTGCAGCGAGTGTGGGTCAAAACAAACAGCAGACTGGTCGCCAGAAATAGTACCGGGACAAGATATAGGAATCAGACTGCAAGCTTTCTTGGGATGGATAAATAATTACGGGCATTTACCATACGAGAAACAACAAGAATTGTTGTGGGAACTGGGTGAAATAGAAATTGGAGTCGGGACTTTAGTAGCCACAAATGAACGAATAGATGGTGCCGTAGCTCAAAGTATTGACAACCTTAAAGAGTGGATAAAACAAACCCAGCCGAATATCCATTCGGATGAAACACCTTGGGTAATCAAAGGGGTAAAAGAATGGTTATGGATTTTTGCCAATACCGATTTCGCTTTATTTCATGCGGCTGATACTCGTTCTCGCGCCGAATTAGAGGCAATTTTGGGTTCAAGTTACTCTGGTGTACTCAGTTCTGATGACTTTAGTGCTTATAACGGTTATCCGGTGAAAGCCCAACAGAAATGTCAGGCGCATTTACGCCGTCACTTCAAGAAACTCATCTTAATTCCTGGCTTGAATAACAAAGAGATTGGGTCAGCATTTGTCAGCCTGATAGATGAAGGTTTTAAAAACTATGCTCTCTTCCAACAAACTAAAAACATTGATGAGTTCTGGAGTTGGGCATCCGAGTTTAAAATAAAAGTTGAATCTTCCATTCATTCATGGATTGATAAAGCTGGAGGAGAAGCTGGTAAACTTTTACGCTCCTTACGTAATAAAGCTCATCAATGGTGGTATTTCTTAGACCACCCGGACATACCCCCTGATAATAATTTAGCAGAACGAACATTACGTTTAGCAGTCACAAAACGAAAAGTCAGTGGTGGTTCTCGTTCTATGAAGCGATTCCAAGATACTGCTAATTTATTGACTGTTATACAAACTTGTCGCCGTCAAGGACGCTCTGTAATTGAGTTTTTTGACCAAGCTATCAAAGCGATGGTTAACTCTTCTGTGCAGACCCCTTCTTTAATTCCTCTCGTTTAGACCTGAATCCTTACTGAGATTCAGCAATTTGGTCAATTTGGTCTTGAATTTCAGCTTTAGTTCCTTCAGCAAATATATCAATACCTTGGCTAAAACCACTTATAAGTATTTGTTTTTGTCTATCTACTGACTTTTTTACATCTTCTACCTTACTTGTTGCATTTACAGACCTTTTTTTGTATTCCTCTATTTTTTTCTTTAAGGTTACAATATCCATTTCCCAACCACTAATTTTTGTCTTGAGAGTATCTTCAACTGATTTAGCAGCCTTATCAATTTTCGCTAAAGCATCGCTTAAAAGATTCCAACCTGCATTTTTAGTGATGGTCTCAATTACAGTTTCTTGAATGAGAGGAATACCACTATCTATTAAAGCTTGTGGTGCAATCTTACGAGGTGCTGGAATGATCTGATTTCCTTCTTCGTCTTCAGTTGCATATCTAGCACTAAAGAATTTTTTGAAATCCTTAATTTGACTTTCAGTTGCTTTTCCTTGTTGAATTAATTTTGCTAAAAGTCCTTGTCTAGAACTAGCAGGATAAATAATGGGGTTAGGAAAACCAAAATTATATAATTCGCGTTCTAAATCTTGAATTACTTCGTCAATTTCTCTGTCCCTTTCAGTTTTCTGATCAACCTTGTTGAGAATAAAGTAAATTTTACCCTTTTCAGCTTCTAAAATTTCCTTGCGATTCTCTACTACATCCTTAAACAATTCAGAAACAGCATTATCTTTGTAAGAAGCGTAATTTAAAACAAACAAAATTGCATTGCAAGTTCTTAAGGCTTCTAAGGCAGTTTGCTTTAGTGCTACTGTGTTAAATTGGGCAGATTCCCATTCATTGGGGCCAGGCGTATCAACTAGAGTAAAACCTGCAAGTGAAGAAATTTTGCTAATAGCTTCAATAGGATGTTCTATTTCAAAGCGTATAGTATTATCAGAATTTCCCCTTTCTCTAATTTCACGGGTTCTCAGTAAAAATTTCTGCTGAATTTCTCCTTCATTCCCTTCAGCAATAACAACAGGTTTTCTTTCTCCTGCTCGGTATTCTAACAGCCTGGGAACTTGATTAGCCGAAATATGCAGTACATCTGTACGACAAATAGTACAAGCCGCGGTTTCACTTGCTAAAACATCCGCACCAATAAGGGATTTGCAAGAAAATAAGATACCAATTAAACGGGGAAAATTGTGATATCCCATTTAGGTAGAGTTTCGGAAGGTTGCCAGAAGGTTTGGTAGTGTTCTAACTCTTGTGAGAGAACCTTGATTCCTTTTTCATAGGTTGCTTCAACACGGTGAACAATGGGTGCAATCCCTTTCCAAGTCATATTGGAAGCCCACTTGATGGCAACTTCAATCGAATCCAGAATTGCGCCATTCCAATAGTTCTCTAGGGCTGCCCAACACCTCTCTATGGGATTGTACTTGCTATGGTACGGAGGATAGTAAATCAGTCGGATTCTTAAATTAATTGCTTGAGACAGTTCAACCATACGTTTGATAAACTGTGTGCGGTTACTGCGAGTTGCTGCACCACCATCAAGGTCAATCACCCATTCATCATAATCTTGGTAATCGTGTTGATTCTCATACCACCAAGCAGTTAAACAATCGACAATAAAATCACTGGTTTCAGCCGACTGACCTAAGTAAATCGTAAGCTTTTCACTGTGTGTGTTGAGAATGCCAAAAGGAACTAAGACTGCCTCCCACTGTGTATCGTGGTCATCCGCAGCTTTTGCTTCCAGTGTTCGAGCTTTACCACCTCTGGAAAGATTGCCAATCTTCACCTTGGCTTTAGTATCGATAGAGACTCGCAACGATTTGGGATTCTCATCCGATGCCTGATTTTCCTGAAACACATTGTCGAAAATGGCATCTGTTTGCGGAATCTTTTTCAAGGGCTTTGTTTTTTGTGTTTTTTTAGGCGATACCCCAAGCTATTAAGAATCTTCCCCAGAGTTTGACGAGACGGCAATTGACTGTGGTCATAACCTATTTCACTGATTAATGCTTCTCGTACCGCTCTGGCACTGATACGAGCATATAGAAAGGTCGATTGAAATTTTGGATCTGCTTGGGCTTGAGCATCTACCAAAGAACAAATATCTGCTTCTAAATTGGGCAGAATCTCAACACTATTATGTCGTCCCCTTGCATGATAGTTATCCACACAGACTATCCCTGTCCGCCGTTCATGCAAGCCAAGTTGTACACAGGAGCGATTCCATCCTAAAACTGTTTCTGCAATGCGTGCTGAACTATCGAAGTAATCTTCAGTAACTTTTGCCATGAAGTCTCTTTTACAGCTGCCAGTTAGTTTCTTGGCTGCATCTTTGAAGGTAGATTTTATGGTGTCGGTAAGCATGAACCCTGTGATTCCAATTCTAGAAATTCAGAGCAAACGCGGGCAGATCCGCGCCTCCTATTCTTCTAGAATGACTGGTATTTTATTTTCTTGCAAGCCCCTAACAGAGTTGAGAAAAGTACTCTTCCCAGCTTTCATCGCTGCGATAACCGCAACCTGATATTTTTGTTGTTTCAATGCTGTTAAGGCTGTAGTGATGTCATTCTCAACACTCTGCAAACCTTTGGTATCATCACCTTCACTGAGACGACTTTGGCGAATTTCCTGAAGATACTTTAACAGGCGTGTACCCAGATTGCAAATATTGCTGTGTGTATCTTGGAATTGTTTTGATGACATGGTTGCTTAATCCTGAGTAGTAAAAGTTGATTTACTACTCAGTTATAACTTTCACCTAAGTAAAAACCTAGATGTAATAGTGCATATAATGTAACTTAATGTACTAATGCGATCGCACGTTTCGTCAACGCTTCAGCAGTCAATCCATTAAATGCCATCAACTCACCAGCACTGGCGGTAGTTTCGCCACGCTTCCACGCAAAGGTGTCGCGCTTCGCTGTACTCCGTAACAAAATTGGTTCCAGCATCCCCGCCGCACCACCAGTAACAGCAATTAACGCATCGCCATCAAATAATTCGGCAAATTTCGCATCATCTAAGAAACCGCCTTCAGGTTCAGAACAAGTATCCCAAGCAGTATCATGGCTACGGTACAATTGCCGAGGATTTATCACAGAAACAATCTTGACACCAATACCTTCAGTTTCTAAGAAAGCAGCAGCTTCAAATACTGGTATTAATGTCAAATCGCCAATTACAGCAAATACAACTTGTTTATCACCAGCGATTTCATGTAATAGTACTGCACCATCACGCAACCCTTGACGAGTTTGTTCTAAAGTTGTGCGAATTGGTAACGGCGATTTGCTTGCTGTAATCACAACTCCCTTATTCTTAGTTTTCAACGCCCAATCATAACAAGCTTGAATACTATTAGCATCAGGCGGAAATAATGGGAAAACATTTCCATTTCGCATCAACGAAGCAAAGTAAGCTTCAATTTCTGGACGTTGGTGAGTCCAACCGTTGCGCCCTTGCTCTAATGCGCCTGCTGTGAATAAAGTAATAGTCGAAGGAGTTTGACGGCGCAATTCTGCCATTGCTTGGGTTACAGTTTGCCAAATTGGTAATCCGTTGATGGCAAAAGATTCGTAAGAACACCACAAAGTTCTCGCACCCATTAACGCTAAACCCGCAGCTAAACCGGCACAAGCATCTTCACTCAATGGTTCATAAACTTGTCCATTTGGCGCTTGGTTGTATAAGTCATCGGTTGTGGGATGGATAATCTTTAATGCTTGGTTGATGTTAGCAATTCCTGATGCTTCATTACCATCGGCATTGGTGACAAGGAAATTTCGATCTTTATTTCCAACTATTCCTACCAATCGTCCCATCGCGGTTGTGGAAACTTTTGGTTCGCCACCAACTGCATATTCTTCTAAAGGTAATTCGCCTAATTCTGGCAATGGAAATTCAAATTCTGTAACTACAGTTTTTGCTGCTGGGCCACCACCGGCGCGTTCGGCATTTGTTCTGACTAATTGCCAAGCTTCCGCAGACAAAGCACGGGTTTGCAATGCA contains:
- a CDS encoding IS66 family transposase; the encoded protein is MEKNLPLKLDTETLKQLEKEQLVEMLMEQAKAIEQLKSRVIELESVIEKLKVSRDLDSTTSSKPPSADILKKTEKKLEDEAGESETPKRKPGGQPGHRGKTRKGFGRVDRFEILRPQVCFCCGQKEFSNEPIKIETQQVAQLVERPIEIVEYQRHTCICSECGSKQTADWSPEIVPGQDIGIRLQAFLGWINNYGHLPYEKQQELLWELGEIEIGVGTLVATNERIDGAVAQSIDNLKEWIKQTQPNIHSDETPWVIKGVKEWLWIFANTDFALFHAADTRSRAELEAILGSSYSGVLSSDDFSAYNGYPVKAQQKCQAHLRRHFKKLILIPGLNNKEIGSAFVSLIDEGFKNYALFQQTKNIDEFWSWASEFKIKVESSIHSWIDKAGGEAGKLLRSLRNKAHQWWYFLDHPDIPPDNNLAERTLRLAVTKRKVSGGSRSMKRFQDTANLLTVIQTCRRQGRSVIEFFDQAIKAMVNSSVQTPSLIPLV
- a CDS encoding dynamin family protein, translated to MGYHNFPRLIGILFSCKSLIGADVLASETAACTICRTDVLHISANQVPRLLEYRAGERKPVVIAEGNEGEIQQKFLLRTREIRERGNSDNTIRFEIEHPIEAISKISSLAGFTLVDTPGPNEWESAQFNTVALKQTALEALRTCNAILFVLNYASYKDNAVSELFKDVVENRKEILEAEKGKIYFILNKVDQKTERDREIDEVIQDLERELYNFGFPNPIIYPASSRQGLLAKLIQQGKATESQIKDFKKFFSARYATEDEEGNQIIPAPRKIAPQALIDSGIPLIQETVIETITKNAGWNLLSDALAKIDKAAKSVEDTLKTKISGWEMDIVTLKKKIEEYKKRSVNATSKVEDVKKSVDRQKQILISGFSQGIDIFAEGTKAEIQDQIDQIAESQ
- a CDS encoding phosphoketolase, giving the protein MTAISPKASSALPNFSEGIQYFGEALPDFETHGATPAIESGKIAIASPTDKAAVYQTLLAADALRYLTLQVTASKASGHPGGFASQAEAYASLVMLGYKNIITEVGHHAPGFYSAMFLDRSLEDMGIFTVQQLRDRFREKHGLLGHLSGFIPGILAPAGPLGQGQHFAMAAALLHKDKLFPFTVGDGGLGEPYIVSAIAHFHTAYPAATNFLPILVWNGYSQEHHSMVSLKTNEQMQAYWQGNGFDEVVLVDAKDFDDQNQPGDYVDSTAFSFEKRLEFTQAVLSGVDKAARSALGGKLTVFIIKQLKGAGVHARGAKSHNLYPKDTLDAPHIVSALQTRALSAEAWQLVRTNAERAGGGPAAKTVVTEFEFPLPELGELPLEEYAVGGEPKVSTTAMGRLVGIVGNKDRNFLVTNADGNEASGIANINQALKIIHPTTDDLYNQAPNGQVYEPLSEDACAGLAAGLALMGARTLWCSYESFAINGLPIWQTVTQAMAELRRQTPSTITLFTAGALEQGRNGWTHQRPEIEAYFASLMRNGNVFPLFPPDANSIQACYDWALKTKNKGVVITASKSPLPIRTTLEQTRQGLRDGAVLLHEIAGDKQVVFAVIGDLTLIPVFEAAAFLETEGIGVKIVSVINPRQLYRSHDTAWDTCSEPEGGFLDDAKFAELFDGDALIAVTGGAAGMLEPILLRSTAKRDTFAWKRGETTASAGELMAFNGLTAEALTKRAIALVH
- a CDS encoding transposase; the protein is MKKIPQTDAIFDNVFQENQASDENPKSLRVSIDTKAKVKIGNLSRGGKARTLEAKAADDHDTQWEAVLVPFGILNTHSEKLTIYLGQSAETSDFIVDCLTAWWYENQHDYQDYDEWVIDLDGGAATRSNRTQFIKRMVELSQAINLRIRLIYYPPYHSKYNPIERCWAALENYWNGAILDSIEVAIKWASNMTWKGIAPIVHRVEATYEKGIKVLSQELEHYQTFWQPSETLPKWDITIFPV